In Marinicella rhabdoformis, one genomic interval encodes:
- the ssb gene encoding single-stranded DNA-binding protein, which translates to MARGINKVIIVGNLGNDPEVRYTPGGAAVTTISLATTENWKDKEGNRQEKTEWHRVVFFGRLAEIAGEYLKKGRQVYIEGKLRTNKWKDQSGADRYTTEILANEMQMLGGQQGGGGGQYSGQQSNQQAGGYGGSAPSAPKPSSPSGSNQSQNNAPVPDFDDFDDEIPF; encoded by the coding sequence ATGGCAAGAGGTATCAATAAAGTCATCATCGTAGGCAACCTGGGAAATGACCCAGAAGTGCGATACACACCAGGTGGCGCAGCTGTAACCACCATTTCTTTGGCAACCACAGAAAACTGGAAAGACAAGGAAGGCAATCGTCAAGAAAAAACAGAATGGCACCGTGTGGTGTTTTTTGGCCGCTTGGCTGAAATTGCCGGCGAATATTTGAAAAAAGGACGTCAAGTTTATATAGAAGGTAAATTACGCACCAACAAATGGAAAGACCAAAGTGGCGCCGACAGGTACACCACTGAAATTTTGGCCAATGAAATGCAAATGCTGGGCGGACAACAAGGCGGTGGCGGTGGCCAATATAGTGGGCAACAATCTAACCAACAAGCTGGTGGGTATGGCGGCAGCGCGCCATCGGCTCCCAAACCCAGCTCACCTTCAGGCAGCAATCAATCTCAGAACAATGCCCCTGTACCTGATTTTGATGATTTTGATGATGAAATCCCGTTTTAA
- a CDS encoding GspH/FimT family pseudopilin yields the protein MNNSPQTIKGFTLIEIIIGLALITILTGYGMPAYQNLKMNKDMTNAINQLIGGLNYARNQSIIRTEQIIVCPSSNLSSCAASADWHQGWMVFIDKDMNRVFDGSDEILTSENPMNEQLTAQSSAYRKLVRYDKMGASPGTNVTINFCDSRGSEYAKSVVINNIGRPRVSQSGSCG from the coding sequence ATGAACAATTCACCTCAAACCATCAAAGGATTTACACTGATAGAAATAATCATCGGTTTGGCCTTAATCACCATTCTGACCGGCTATGGCATGCCCGCCTATCAAAACCTCAAAATGAATAAAGACATGACAAATGCGATTAACCAGCTGATTGGCGGCTTGAATTATGCCAGGAATCAAAGCATCATTCGTACTGAACAAATCATCGTTTGCCCATCATCAAACTTATCTAGCTGCGCTGCATCTGCTGACTGGCATCAGGGCTGGATGGTTTTTATTGATAAAGACATGAATAGGGTATTTGATGGTTCTGATGAAATACTGACTTCAGAAAACCCCATGAATGAACAGTTAACAGCCCAGTCTTCCGCTTACAGGAAATTAGTCAGGTATGACAAAATGGGGGCTTCTCCCGGAACCAATGTCACCATCAATTTCTGTGACAGCCGCGGTTCTGAATATGCCAAATCAGTGGTGATCAACAACATTGGTCGGCCGAGGGTTAGCCAATCAGGCAGCTGTGGTTGA
- a CDS encoding HesB/IscA family protein, producing MTLQLTETAAARIAHFLSLDENAKGFRVAIKKMGCSGWGYDVSIAQNIESDDVLLEDKGITLIVPKDALEKIEGTTIDYQKQGINQIFVYENPNATGECGCGESFTTN from the coding sequence ATGACATTACAACTCACAGAAACGGCGGCTGCCCGCATTGCACATTTCTTGTCTTTGGATGAAAACGCCAAAGGTTTTCGTGTGGCCATAAAAAAAATGGGCTGCTCAGGCTGGGGCTATGACGTCAGCATTGCACAAAACATAGAAAGCGATGATGTGTTGTTAGAAGACAAAGGCATCACCTTAATCGTACCCAAAGATGCCTTGGAAAAAATAGAAGGCACCACCATTGATTACCAAAAACAAGGCATCAATCAAATTTTTGTTTACGAAAACCCGAATGCCACAGGTGAATGTGGTTGTGGCGAGAGTTTTACTACTAACTAA
- a CDS encoding phasin family protein — translation MKTNELTKSVKNVFLAGLGVVSLTQKEANKVYSNLIKEGQSFEKQTKKSVNKVTDQAEGKIKNIKSLATKQINKVENLFETKVENVLGKLDIPSVADIKDLGERVETLIEEIQKSAKKAA, via the coding sequence ATGAAAACTAATGAATTAACAAAATCTGTAAAAAATGTATTTTTGGCTGGCTTAGGCGTCGTTTCTTTAACTCAAAAAGAAGCCAACAAAGTTTACTCAAACTTGATTAAAGAAGGTCAATCATTTGAGAAGCAAACCAAGAAGTCTGTAAACAAAGTAACTGATCAAGCTGAAGGCAAAATTAAGAACATTAAGTCTTTAGCGACAAAACAAATCAATAAAGTTGAAAACTTATTTGAAACTAAAGTTGAAAACGTATTGGGTAAATTAGACATCCCAAGCGTTGCTGACATCAAAGACTTAGGCGAACGTGTTGAAACTTTGATTGAAGAAATCCAAAAGTCTGCTAAGAAAGCAGCATAA
- the lpxC gene encoding UDP-3-O-acyl-N-acetylglucosamine deacetylase — MIAQKTLKNTVRATGVGIHTGQKVFITLKPAPVDTGIVFTRVDYKRPISIKATAELVGETSMSTTLIKNGIKVGTVEHLMAAFAGMGIDNCVVELSASEVPVMDGSSGPFVFLIQSAGIQEQAAAKKFIKIKKEVRVDAGDKFATLTPHKGNKFSFEIEFNHPAFEDHHRAAAIDMGRQSFIKEISRARTFGFMRDIEMLRNSNLALGGSMDNAIVLDDYRVLNNDGLRYQDEFVKHKILDAIGDIYQLGHSIIGAYHGYKSGHALNNDLARALLAQKDAFEIVTFETKRQTAQAEFLSPVIA, encoded by the coding sequence ATGATCGCACAAAAAACTTTAAAAAATACAGTCAGAGCCACCGGCGTGGGAATCCACACGGGACAAAAAGTATTTATCACATTGAAACCTGCTCCTGTTGATACAGGTATCGTGTTTACAAGAGTTGATTACAAAAGACCCATCAGCATCAAAGCGACAGCTGAATTGGTGGGTGAAACCAGCATGTCAACCACACTCATTAAGAATGGTATCAAAGTCGGAACCGTTGAACACTTAATGGCTGCGTTTGCAGGTATGGGGATTGATAACTGTGTTGTTGAACTCAGTGCATCAGAAGTGCCTGTTATGGATGGATCTTCAGGGCCATTTGTATTCTTGATTCAGTCGGCTGGCATTCAAGAGCAGGCCGCAGCCAAAAAATTCATTAAAATTAAGAAAGAAGTGCGTGTAGATGCAGGTGACAAATTTGCCACATTAACACCTCACAAAGGCAATAAATTTTCTTTTGAAATTGAATTTAATCACCCCGCTTTCGAAGACCACCACAGAGCAGCCGCTATTGATATGGGTAGGCAATCGTTCATTAAAGAGATTTCACGTGCCAGAACATTTGGATTCATGCGTGACATTGAAATGCTTCGCAACAGTAATTTGGCTTTGGGTGGTAGCATGGACAATGCGATTGTGTTAGATGATTACCGTGTGTTAAATAATGACGGGCTTCGTTATCAAGATGAGTTTGTCAAACACAAAATATTAGATGCCATTGGTGACATATATCAATTAGGTCACAGCATCATAGGTGCATATCATGGATATAAATCCGGTCATGCATTGAATAATGATTTAGCACGTGCTTTATTGGCGCAAAAAGATGCCTTTGAAATAGTCACTTTTGAAACCAAAAGACAAACTGCACAGGCAGAATTTTTAAGCCCTGTGATTGCTTAA
- the ftsZ gene encoding cell division protein FtsZ produces the protein MFELMETETNGAVIKVIGVGGGGGNTVQQMVDADIEGVDFICTNTDIQALDKNSCKSIIRIGQNVTKGLGAGANPETGRQAALEDAERLKECLQDTDMVFITAGMGGGTGTGAAPVIAQIAKEMGILTVAVVTKPFPFEGKRRMDVANKGIQDLEQHVDSLITIPNAKLLTHFGRDVTLLNAFKAVNDVLQGAVQGIAELITRPGLVNVDFADVKTVMSEKGMAMMGSGSGKGDDRAAQATELALNSPLLEDIDMHGAIGVLVNITTGMDMTIGEYEEIGELIKEYASDEATVVVGTSIDMDLTDEIRVTVVATGLNQGEQQNVRTQIRPVEVKRTGTTNQQNVHQQSMGQQPIRATRDEVSESTQQNAGTASTGNTVVDKLRDSRAELDNDDYLDIPTFLRNQLD, from the coding sequence ATGTTTGAATTAATGGAAACAGAAACAAATGGGGCAGTCATCAAAGTCATCGGTGTCGGTGGTGGCGGTGGTAACACTGTACAACAAATGGTTGATGCTGATATTGAAGGTGTGGATTTCATCTGTACCAATACAGATATCCAAGCTTTAGATAAGAACAGCTGCAAAAGCATCATAAGAATTGGTCAAAATGTGACCAAAGGATTAGGTGCTGGTGCTAACCCTGAAACAGGGCGTCAAGCTGCATTAGAAGATGCTGAGCGTTTGAAAGAATGCTTACAGGATACCGATATGGTGTTCATCACTGCGGGTATGGGTGGTGGAACTGGAACAGGTGCTGCACCAGTGATTGCTCAAATTGCCAAAGAAATGGGGATTTTAACTGTTGCAGTGGTAACCAAGCCGTTTCCTTTTGAAGGCAAGCGTCGTATGGACGTAGCCAATAAAGGTATTCAGGATCTTGAACAACATGTCGATTCATTGATAACCATTCCAAATGCCAAGTTGTTGACCCATTTTGGTAGAGATGTGACTTTGTTGAATGCTTTTAAAGCAGTCAATGATGTGTTACAAGGTGCCGTACAAGGTATTGCTGAATTGATTACTCGACCAGGGTTGGTTAATGTCGATTTTGCCGATGTTAAAACAGTCATGTCTGAAAAAGGCATGGCGATGATGGGATCGGGTTCTGGTAAAGGTGATGACCGAGCTGCTCAAGCTACTGAATTAGCCTTGAATTCTCCCTTATTGGAAGACATTGATATGCATGGAGCGATTGGTGTATTGGTGAATATCACTACAGGTATGGACATGACCATTGGTGAGTATGAAGAAATTGGTGAATTGATTAAAGAGTATGCGTCTGATGAAGCCACGGTTGTTGTTGGTACTTCAATTGATATGGATTTGACAGATGAGATTCGTGTCACAGTAGTAGCCACAGGCTTGAATCAAGGTGAGCAGCAAAATGTGCGAACTCAGATCAGACCAGTAGAAGTTAAACGCACTGGTACAACAAACCAACAAAATGTTCATCAACAAAGCATGGGTCAACAGCCAATTAGGGCTACTCGAGATGAAGTGTCTGAGTCTACACAGCAAAACGCTGGTACTGCAAGTACGGGTAATACGGTTGTAGACAAACTCAGAGATTCTCGTGCAGAGTTAGACAACGATGATTATTTAGATATACCGACTTTTTTAAGAAATCAATTGGATTGA
- the ftsA gene encoding cell division protein FtsA, producing MAKRNETSLQVGLDIGTSKVVAIVGERHVDGSIEVVGIGSSPSRGLKRGVVVDIESTVQSIKRAIEEAELMAGCEIQSVFVGIAGSHIRSINSNGIVAIKDREVTRQDVDKVLDAAKAVAIPNDQKVLHVLPQEYVIDGQDGIRHPIGMSGVRLEARVHLITGSESAAQNITKCVARCGLSVDQMIVEQLASSTSVLTEDEKELGVCMVDIGAGTTDIAVFTQGAIRHVSAIPIAGDQVTNDIAVSMRTPTQHAEEIKLKYACALRQLASPDETISVPSVGERQPRRLARQTLAEVVEPRYEELFSLVQADLQRSGYIDLIAAGIVLTGGAARMEGAVELAEEIFHVPVRLGVSVDVTGLKEVVNNPVHATGVGLLQYGGSQDDVADNITESDTWFVKFKKWFLGDY from the coding sequence ATGGCTAAAAGAAACGAAACCAGTTTGCAAGTGGGATTAGATATAGGAACGTCTAAAGTAGTTGCTATTGTTGGTGAGCGTCATGTTGACGGATCAATAGAGGTGGTGGGTATTGGTTCTTCACCTTCTAGGGGATTGAAGCGTGGTGTGGTTGTTGATATTGAATCAACAGTGCAATCAATCAAACGTGCCATTGAAGAGGCTGAGTTGATGGCCGGTTGTGAAATTCAATCTGTGTTTGTTGGCATTGCAGGGAGTCACATCAGAAGCATCAATTCAAATGGCATAGTAGCCATCAAAGACCGTGAGGTCACACGACAGGATGTAGATAAGGTCTTGGATGCAGCAAAAGCTGTGGCGATTCCCAATGACCAAAAAGTGTTACATGTGCTGCCACAAGAATATGTGATTGACGGCCAAGATGGCATCAGACACCCAATTGGTATGTCTGGAGTTAGGCTAGAAGCAAGAGTGCATCTAATCACAGGGTCTGAGTCAGCTGCACAAAACATCACTAAGTGCGTGGCCAGATGTGGTCTGTCTGTGGATCAAATGATTGTAGAGCAACTGGCATCATCTACGTCTGTATTAACAGAAGATGAAAAAGAGTTGGGTGTTTGTATGGTGGATATTGGTGCAGGTACAACAGACATTGCAGTCTTTACACAAGGTGCGATCAGACACGTCAGCGCGATACCCATTGCTGGGGATCAAGTCACCAATGACATAGCCGTGTCTATGAGGACACCAACACAGCATGCAGAAGAAATTAAATTGAAATATGCCTGTGCCTTGCGTCAACTGGCTTCGCCAGATGAGACCATTTCGGTACCATCAGTAGGTGAACGTCAACCCAGACGACTGGCCAGGCAGACATTGGCTGAAGTGGTAGAGCCAAGGTATGAAGAATTGTTTAGCTTAGTGCAAGCTGATTTACAACGAAGCGGCTACATAGATTTGATTGCAGCCGGTATCGTGTTAACAGGCGGTGCAGCTCGCATGGAAGGTGCGGTTGAACTGGCTGAAGAAATATTCCATGTGCCAGTGCGCTTGGGCGTGTCTGTCGATGTGACAGGCTTGAAAGAGGTTGTCAATAATCCCGTACATGCGACTGGTGTGGGTTTATTGCAATACGGTGGCAGTCAAGATGACGTCGCCGACAACATAACAGAATCAGATACATGGTTCGTAAAATTTAAAAAATGGTTTTTAGGTGATTATTAA
- a CDS encoding cell division protein FtsQ/DivIB encodes MSKTLQLMIIMVLLMLLLVVAMMGGLIESDRWKIKHLSVAASYERMTPEQLRLTIAKTPERSFFRLDAEQVKKNIESMAWVRSAHVVKQWPDTLNVTVKEHQAVAVWNDEGLLNQLGNVFFVDKGVQSHALPRLFGKDEHAADVWADFNRFNQLLQPVGHEIGEAHVNARGDWKLVLRNGLVLVLGTEQHEARILRLAETWDALLAQSVKLPERVDLRYSNGYVVLWREQEEMMERKVEEGELFNHG; translated from the coding sequence ATGAGTAAAACACTGCAATTGATGATCATTATGGTTTTGTTGATGCTGTTATTGGTGGTTGCAATGATGGGTGGTTTAATTGAGTCAGACAGGTGGAAGATTAAACATTTGTCGGTAGCTGCCAGTTATGAACGAATGACACCGGAGCAGCTGAGGTTAACCATTGCTAAAACACCAGAACGGTCTTTTTTTAGGTTAGATGCGGAGCAAGTTAAGAAAAACATAGAGTCAATGGCTTGGGTAAGAAGTGCACATGTCGTGAAGCAATGGCCAGATACCTTGAATGTGACAGTCAAAGAACACCAAGCTGTCGCAGTGTGGAATGATGAAGGCTTGCTTAACCAGTTGGGGAATGTGTTTTTTGTCGACAAAGGTGTTCAATCACATGCATTACCACGATTGTTTGGTAAAGATGAACATGCAGCAGATGTGTGGGCTGACTTTAATCGATTCAATCAACTGTTACAGCCAGTGGGTCATGAAATAGGAGAGGCTCATGTGAATGCTCGAGGAGATTGGAAGCTGGTGTTGCGCAATGGATTGGTGTTGGTGTTAGGAACTGAGCAACATGAGGCCAGAATTTTAAGACTGGCAGAAACATGGGATGCATTATTGGCCCAGTCGGTTAAGTTACCAGAACGTGTTGACCTGAGGTACAGCAATGGTTATGTGGTGCTTTGGCGTGAGCAGGAAGAAATGATGGAGCGAAAAGTAGAAGAGGGAGAGTTGTTTAATCATGGCTAA
- a CDS encoding D-alanine--D-alanine ligase family protein encodes MTDKTLNVALMRGGHTAEREVSLNSGAAVQQALETLGHVVFPVDDIAVLKALHEKVDVVFNLLHGADGEDGQLAAWLNQEGYAYTGCDHLAGALSWYKDKSKVLVAAEGVSTPNAQCISDVNDLAMTTDGPWIVKPAGEGSSVGLFKANNSAELLAAVEESLRLSKLILIEDYIEGVECTVGIVGGEVLPVVSIVPDGELYDYQAKYESKNTQYHCPPNFDRAWQKALQQDAIKVFNALSLSGWGRVDFIVDDQGRRWFLEANTTPGMTKTSLLPKAAAVHGWDFTTLVAKILNSAFVGGCDE; translated from the coding sequence ATGACTGATAAGACTTTGAATGTGGCGTTAATGCGGGGCGGTCATACAGCTGAACGTGAAGTGTCTTTGAATTCAGGGGCCGCTGTTCAACAGGCGCTTGAAACGCTGGGCCATGTCGTATTTCCTGTGGATGATATCGCGGTATTGAAAGCACTGCATGAAAAAGTTGATGTGGTTTTTAACTTGCTGCATGGTGCCGATGGTGAAGACGGTCAATTGGCAGCATGGTTGAATCAAGAGGGTTATGCCTATACGGGTTGTGACCATTTGGCTGGTGCTTTGAGTTGGTATAAAGACAAGTCAAAAGTGTTGGTTGCAGCAGAAGGTGTGAGCACGCCCAATGCCCAATGCATCAGTGATGTGAATGATTTGGCAATGACTACTGATGGGCCTTGGATTGTTAAGCCAGCGGGCGAAGGTTCTAGTGTGGGATTGTTTAAGGCCAATAACAGTGCAGAACTGTTAGCGGCAGTAGAAGAATCGTTGCGGCTGTCAAAGTTGATTTTGATTGAAGACTATATTGAGGGTGTTGAATGTACCGTAGGTATTGTGGGTGGTGAAGTGTTGCCAGTAGTGAGTATTGTTCCAGATGGTGAACTCTACGACTATCAGGCTAAATACGAAAGCAAGAACACACAATACCATTGTCCACCTAACTTTGACCGAGCATGGCAAAAAGCCCTACAGCAAGATGCCATCAAAGTCTTTAATGCCTTAAGTTTGTCGGGGTGGGGCCGTGTAGATTTTATCGTGGATGATCAAGGTAGGCGGTGGTTTTTGGAAGCGAATACCACGCCGGGTATGACTAAAACATCATTGCTGCCGAAAGCAGCGGCGGTTCATGGTTGGGATTTTACGACGTTGGTAGCAAAGATACTTAACAGTGCATTTGTTGGAGGTTGTGATGAGTAA
- the murC gene encoding UDP-N-acetylmuramate--L-alanine ligase, with protein MNYLSAGHKLASRIKHIHLIGVGGSGMSGIAEVLHNLDFTVSGSDIGDNKVTTRLKDMGIQVHHKHDAAWVEDVDVVVYSSAIKDDNEELKAARVAKIPVMNRAEMLAELMRFKIGIAVAGTHGKTTTTSLLASILGEAGLDPTFVIGGLLNAAGTNAGLGASEYLVAEADESDGSFQLLQPVMAVVTNIDEDHMATFDNNIDVLKRSFERFLNRVPFYGVAVLCVDDANVTEISKHLTRHCITYGLSDEAEIQGINIRQEKQHMYFDVTVNGQAFMSDVSLNLPGKHNVLNALAAIAIGIELDVNQSDMKTALAGFNGVGRRFNLYPDMKNKEATFTLVDDYAHHPTEIAAAVAACRAGWPDSRLVLAFQPHRYSRTRDLYDDFADVLNQVDELLVSEVYAAGEAAISGATAIDLCKTVRHRGKLEPVYVSQVDELPQALKALVKQGDVVLMVGAGSIGAVIQEIVNHQGVGND; from the coding sequence ATGAATTACCTGTCAGCTGGACACAAATTAGCAAGTCGAATTAAGCACATTCATTTAATAGGTGTGGGTGGTTCTGGTATGTCTGGTATTGCTGAAGTTTTACATAATTTAGATTTTACGGTTTCTGGCTCCGACATCGGTGATAACAAAGTCACAACCAGGTTAAAAGACATGGGAATACAGGTCCACCACAAGCATGATGCGGCTTGGGTTGAAGATGTGGATGTGGTTGTTTATTCTTCAGCCATCAAAGATGACAATGAGGAATTAAAGGCGGCCAGGGTCGCAAAAATTCCTGTCATGAACAGGGCGGAAATGTTGGCAGAACTGATGCGGTTCAAAATTGGTATTGCTGTAGCTGGAACCCATGGCAAAACCACCACAACAAGTTTATTGGCCAGTATTTTGGGTGAAGCAGGTTTGGATCCGACATTTGTTATAGGCGGTTTATTGAATGCTGCAGGAACTAACGCTGGCTTAGGAGCCAGTGAGTACCTGGTTGCTGAAGCAGATGAGTCGGATGGTTCATTTCAGTTGTTACAGCCGGTGATGGCTGTGGTTACGAATATAGATGAAGACCACATGGCCACTTTCGATAATAACATTGATGTTTTGAAGCGGTCTTTTGAAAGGTTTTTGAATCGGGTGCCATTTTATGGTGTGGCTGTGCTGTGTGTAGATGATGCCAATGTAACTGAAATCAGTAAGCATTTAACGCGTCATTGTATTACCTATGGATTATCAGATGAGGCAGAAATCCAAGGCATTAACATCAGACAAGAAAAGCAGCACATGTATTTTGATGTCACAGTGAATGGACAAGCATTTATGTCTGATGTGAGTCTTAATTTACCCGGAAAGCATAATGTATTGAATGCGTTGGCTGCGATTGCCATAGGCATTGAACTGGACGTGAATCAAAGCGACATGAAAACGGCTTTGGCAGGTTTTAATGGTGTCGGTAGAAGGTTTAATTTGTATCCAGACATGAAAAACAAAGAGGCTACATTTACCTTGGTAGATGACTATGCGCACCACCCGACTGAAATAGCGGCCGCCGTAGCGGCATGTCGAGCGGGTTGGCCTGACAGTAGATTGGTGCTTGCTTTTCAGCCACACAGGTACAGCAGAACAAGAGACTTATATGATGATTTTGCAGATGTATTGAATCAGGTGGATGAACTGTTAGTCTCAGAAGTGTATGCGGCGGGAGAGGCAGCCATTTCTGGCGCAACGGCGATTGATCTATGCAAAACAGTACGTCATCGTGGAAAGTTAGAGCCGGTGTATGTCAGTCAGGTGGATGAATTGCCTCAAGCATTGAAGGCTTTGGTTAAGCAAGGTGACGTGGTTTTGATGGTAGGAGCTGGCAGTATTGGGGCTGTCATTCAAGAGATTGTCAATCATCAGGGAGTAGGTAATGACTGA
- the murG gene encoding undecaprenyldiphospho-muramoylpentapeptide beta-N-acetylglucosaminyltransferase, producing MSDKKTIAIMAGGTGGHIFPGVAVAKALMKQGHRVLWLGSKGGMEERIVRQEGVPLTLISMKALRGKGIKGLLVLPFKLTKGIWQARRFFKKNQVDLAISMGGFVAAPGGFATRLCSTKLAVHEQNSVFGMTNKHLSKHADLVLTGFDLNGLNNSVWVGNPVRAQIEALGQQVKHRHTPLRVLVLGGSLGAQSLNQVIPNVLKHLITDKEIEVLHQCGRNKLKATKEAYGNLSVEIKEFINNMASAYEWADVCICRAGALTIAEITMAGIPAVYVPYPSAVDDHQTHNAMSLVKNGAALLWQESEGQAVLETKVEALLSSAKQAAMRESLQGLNKTHVANDIAARCVELLK from the coding sequence ATGAGTGATAAAAAAACCATTGCCATCATGGCTGGCGGTACAGGAGGACACATTTTCCCTGGTGTTGCGGTTGCTAAAGCATTGATGAAACAAGGTCACCGGGTGTTGTGGTTGGGCTCCAAAGGAGGAATGGAAGAGCGTATCGTCAGACAGGAAGGCGTGCCTTTAACTTTAATTTCTATGAAGGCATTGCGAGGTAAGGGCATCAAAGGACTTCTGGTTTTACCATTTAAGTTAACCAAAGGCATTTGGCAAGCGAGGCGTTTCTTTAAGAAAAATCAGGTCGATTTGGCTATCAGTATGGGAGGCTTTGTTGCTGCACCTGGAGGGTTTGCTACGCGATTGTGCTCAACTAAGCTGGCTGTCCATGAACAAAATTCTGTTTTTGGCATGACCAATAAACATTTGTCAAAACATGCGGATTTGGTGTTGACCGGATTTGACTTGAATGGTTTGAATAACAGCGTATGGGTTGGTAATCCAGTCCGAGCACAAATAGAAGCTTTGGGACAACAAGTAAAACACAGACATACACCGCTGCGTGTTCTGGTGTTGGGAGGTTCTTTAGGAGCACAAAGTTTAAATCAAGTGATCCCAAATGTTTTAAAACATTTGATCACTGATAAAGAAATTGAAGTTTTACATCAGTGTGGAAGGAATAAGTTGAAAGCGACCAAAGAAGCATATGGCAACTTAAGTGTGGAGATAAAAGAATTTATCAATAACATGGCCAGCGCTTATGAATGGGCTGACGTGTGTATTTGCCGAGCTGGTGCGCTGACAATCGCAGAAATTACTATGGCTGGGATACCTGCTGTATATGTTCCTTATCCGTCGGCTGTGGACGACCATCAGACACACAATGCGATGAGTTTAGTAAAGAACGGTGCCGCATTGCTGTGGCAAGAGAGTGAGGGACAAGCAGTTCTGGAAACCAAAGTGGAAGCGTTGTTAAGCAGTGCAAAGCAAGCAGCGATGCGTGAATCGCTACAAGGCTTGAATAAAACACATGTGGCAAATGACATAGCTGCGCGTTGTGTGGAGTTATTGAAATGA
- the ftsW gene encoding putative lipid II flippase FtsW: protein MATKKQKLKELSWQTVGVDGWLAFAFVCLLVVGTVMVASSSVAVAEKNTGDAFYYLKRHILFIGVGLMLSYMVMHIPSQWMDRLSRPMLILAVVALILVLVPGIGVTVNGAQRWLNLGVSRFQVVEAVKLALIAALASYVVHHFKSIQQSMLGVLKPLLGVAFMAFLLLLQPDFGSAALLLIITFVMIYIAGARYRDVGVLGLLASTGMAVIAWAEPYRVKRLTNFQDPWQDPFGDGFQLVQALIAVGRGEFGGVGIGASIQKLFYLPEAHTDFIFAVYAEEMGFVGVLLLVCLFLLLVFRMFKVSKEAFENGNDFGGFLCTGVAVWIALQAVLSMGVNLGILPTKGLTLPFISSGGSAIMMNIIAMAVVFRVSFENKRMHFHSNATSPQKSEVKA from the coding sequence ATGGCAACTAAAAAGCAAAAGTTGAAAGAATTAAGCTGGCAAACCGTAGGTGTCGATGGTTGGCTGGCTTTTGCTTTTGTGTGTTTGTTGGTGGTAGGCACTGTGATGGTGGCTTCATCTTCGGTTGCTGTTGCTGAAAAAAATACAGGTGATGCCTTTTATTATTTGAAACGTCATATCTTATTCATTGGTGTGGGATTGATGCTGTCATACATGGTGATGCATATACCTTCACAGTGGATGGACAGGCTCAGCCGGCCTATGTTGATTTTAGCGGTAGTGGCCTTGATATTGGTGTTGGTTCCAGGGATTGGAGTGACTGTGAATGGCGCACAACGGTGGTTGAATTTAGGTGTCTCAAGATTTCAGGTGGTTGAAGCTGTGAAATTGGCATTGATTGCAGCATTGGCGAGTTATGTGGTGCATCACTTTAAATCTATTCAACAGTCTATGTTGGGTGTTTTAAAGCCATTGTTGGGTGTGGCATTTATGGCTTTTTTATTGTTGTTGCAACCTGATTTTGGTTCAGCTGCATTGTTACTTATTATCACTTTTGTGATGATTTATATAGCTGGGGCCAGGTATCGAGATGTTGGTGTTTTGGGATTGTTGGCATCAACAGGGATGGCAGTAATTGCTTGGGCAGAACCTTATCGTGTAAAACGCTTGACTAATTTTCAAGACCCATGGCAAGACCCGTTTGGAGATGGTTTTCAATTGGTACAAGCTTTGATAGCAGTAGGACGAGGAGAGTTTGGTGGGGTAGGAATTGGTGCCAGTATTCAAAAATTGTTTTATTTACCAGAGGCGCATACAGACTTTATATTTGCAGTGTATGCAGAAGAGATGGGCTTTGTCGGCGTTTTGTTATTGGTTTGTCTGTTTTTACTTTTGGTTTTTAGGATGTTTAAGGTGTCTAAAGAAGCCTTTGAAAATGGTAATGACTTTGGCGGTTTTTTGTGCACAGGAGTGGCCGTTTGGATAGCATTGCAAGCGGTTTTGAGTATGGGGGTAAATTTAGGGATATTACCAACAAAAGGATTGACGTTACCGTTCATATCATCAGGTGGTTCAGCAATCATGATGAATATCATTGCTATGGCTGTGGTATTCCGCGTTTCATTTGAAAATAAACGCATGCATTTTCACAGTAATGCAACTTCACCCCAAAAAAGTGAGGTAAAGGCATGA